The proteins below come from a single Ictalurus punctatus breed USDA103 chromosome 24, Coco_2.0, whole genome shotgun sequence genomic window:
- the camsap3 gene encoding calmodulin-regulated spectrin-associated protein 3 isoform X2, with protein MVDSNAMRKTFVVPDVKPLDQYDINRAKICASVGWLLAKSYGNADSVPAELRDPFYLDQYEQEHLKPPVTRLLQSPELYCRTYGLLLAGGPGANGTPTDNTVLLQTLSKKGLTPRDQNTPVTEADLRHKPIKMSAHLAVMDALMAVGAMETVRASGGVERLGGEDDWERTLLHWVNTLNKKLKERTESDQTQQSTEPQPVQASLRYRKDKLLSKLKPCFPVVNEVKDLSNGCAIAAVIHYYCPGLLRLEDVCMKESMSLADSLYNLQLILEFCESCLKSCCPLVLEDMLYSPPELQVNMLSFLAELLYWFEVSKPDFVQPLNATESSGGSENGNRGSGSSSPSLFKKPFLPISPATPIPGSLTQSTSMSHVEAAGRSWTKNPLSRPLSSAVSFSIPFGLDSDVDIVMGNPVIMRSVSSDNINPAGQPGKRAHYTPPEDISRSPGPNGPQRASWASRSPAVPLLAEENGLDEGDAAELPTIEEALQIIHNEGKMEPRLHPDGAPDGFYLHSPDDPASRRHNGSPAILGGSAPSGAGMQYRPMGNASCTRRTSDGSRDDDSVLRDGSVDSDASEDLPKTQSTPATPAGGARVANSSGQETPDSGVKMTSFAERKKKLAQEQPIPDEDPQMTSWAAKKTQESPSKSPALTSEMSELGARLEEKRKAIEAQKRRIEAIFAKHRQRLGKSAFLQLKKEQEEDVEGVSAEEDVRRMSLDERLARMEKDEESDAKQEKERPPDDRKFQTSAQQASKDKTVAGPSGEKTGVPLGDYNNAVSKLNAALSSLQNDVQRLSEQQNQLLLKKIPSANQTWVIPPSTKSSAAAAPPRLSRESTRDLIPNSSSSSPSPSRRISSQAIPPKSPGSHRRAQSAPPKSPKNQHHSRSADPKMPTLTRVITAPHCVDSMPHRRKVSPWHYRDQTSSSFSFGSSVSQSDSRPPSRPLSEDTSDDQTVFSLELDGGSNHFPGRREHHGGSSSGAPSECSFESDIPASAFTRKPSSLIEIPLSSLSGLDREDAEHGLDAASDSMSDHTEPETKTGIGFFFKQDEARPEDEMAQRRAALLEKQQKRAEEIKRKRQEQEREKEARRNSVDELERPRTPSTPPPARTPPAAHTPPPDGSQHRRGTFTRQEYEWRHQLKIMEDLDKALRQKPTTVRGVKKQRPKTVFRDDSDLSRSPAKGLLGSRLNKVYSHSTMNLSSMANDTGTLTIKKSPSRSHSPSRLMSPGRMATQNGDKDWENASTLSSPASIPEYTGPKLYKEPSFKSNKFIIHNAISRCCLAGKVNEPQKNKIIEEMEKSSANHFLILFRDSSCQFRAVYTMNPETEELVRLTGIGPRIISLSMVESIYKYSSDRKQFSVIPSKTMSMSVDAFTIPGQLWQTKRPGTPKKLGTPK; from the exons ACAGCGTTCCAGCGGAGCTGCGAGACCCCTTTTATCTTGACCAGTACGAGCAGGAGCACCTGAAGCCCCCTGTGACGCGGCTGCTTCAATCTCCCGAGCTCTACTGCCGAACCTATGGCCTGTTGCTAGCTGGGGGTCCCGGGGCCAACGGTACGCCGACAGATAACACCGTCCTCCTACAGACCCTCAGCAAAAAGGGCTTAACCCCCAGAGACCAGAACACCCCAGTGACCGAAGCAGACCTCCGGCACAAGCCTATCAAAATG AGCGCCCACTTAGCGGTGATGGACGCTTTAATGGCGGTGGGAGCCATGGAGACGGTGAGGGCGAGCGGAGGAGTGGAGAGACTCGGGGGAGAAGACGACTGGGAGAGAACGCTGCTGCACTGGGTCAACACG TTAAACAAGAAGCTGAAGGAACGCACAGAGAGTGACCAAACCCAGCAGAGTACAGAACCACAGCCTGTTCAGGCCTCG CTCCGGTACAGGAAGGATAAGCTGCTGTCTAAGCTCAAGCCCTGTTTTCCTGTCGTGAATGAAGTGAAGGATCTCTCTAATGGCTGTGCCATCGCTGCCGTCATACACTACTACTGTCCTGGCCTGCTGCGCTTAGAAG ATGTTTGTATGAAGGAATCCATGTCTTTGGCCGACAGTCTTTATAATCTGCAGCTCATTCTTGAGTTCTGTGAAAGTTGTCTGAAGAGCTGCTGCCCCCTGGTGTTGGAGGACATGCTCTACAGCCCACCTGAATTACAG GTTAATATGCTGAGCTTTCTGGCAGAGCTCTTGTATTGGTTTGAAGTGTCGAAGCCTGACTTTGTTCAGCCTCTGAACGCCACAG AGTCCTCTGGAGGTTCAGAAAATGGCAACAGAGGCTCTGGCAGCAG CTCTCCCTCGTTATTTAAAAAGCCTTTCTTGCCAATATCCCCTGCCACACCAATTCCAG GCTCACTGACTCAGTCTACCTCAATGTCTCATGTAGAGGCAGCTGGACGATCATGGACTAAAAACCCTCTCAG TCGTCCCCTGTCATCTGCTGTGTCCTTCAGTATCCCCTTTGGTCTCGACAGTGATGTGGACATAGTGATGGGTAACCCTGTAATCATGCGCTCCGTCAGCTCGGATAACATCAATCCTGCGGGACAGCCTGGGAAACGTGCCCATTACACCCCTCCGGAGGACATCAGCAGGTCTCCAGGACCTAACGGCCCCCAGCGTGCCTCTTGGGCCTCCCGTAGTCCTGCAGTGCCCCTTTTGGCCGAGGAGAACGGCCTCGACGAGGGTGACGCGGCGGAGTTGCCCACCATCGAGGAAGCCTTGCAGATCATTCACAATGAGGGAAAAATGGAGCCTCGTTTACATCCGGATGGAGCGCCTGATGGGTTCTATTTGCACTCGCCGGACGACCCAGCCAGTCGTAGACATAACGGTAGCCCTGCTATCCTCGGCGGCTCCGCCCCTTCCGGGGCAGGAATGCAGTACAGGCCGATGGGAAATGCAAGCTGCACCAGACGTACGTCTGATGGCTCACGTGACGACGACTCTGTACTAAGAGATGGCAGCGTGGACTCTGATGCCTCGGAGGATCTTCCAAAAACACAATCCACACCCGCCACGCCTGCAGGTGGTGCCCGGGTGGCTAATTCGTCTGGGCAAGAGACCCCAGACAGCGGTGTGAAGATGACCAGTTTTGCTGAGCGTAAAAAGAAACTGGCACAGGAGCAGCCGATTCCCGACGAGGACCCGCAGATGACCAGCTGGGCAGCTAAAAAGACGCAGGAGAGCCCCAGCAAAAGTCCGGCACTCACCAGTGAAATGTCGGAGCTTGGGGCAAGACTGGAGGAGAAGCGCAAGGCCATCGAGGCTCAGAAGAGGCGTATCGAGGCCATTTTTGCCAAGCATCGACAGAGGCTGGGCAAGAGCGCCTTCTTGCAGTTGAAGAAAGAGCAGGAAGAAGACGTTGAGGGGGTCAGCGCAGAGGAAGACGTAAGACGCATGTCGCTGGATGAGAGACTAGCACGCATGGAGAAAGATGAAGAAAGTGATGCGAAGCAGGAGAAGGAGCGCCCTCCAGATGACAGGAAGTTTCAAACTTCTGCGCAGCAGGCCTCTAAAGACAAAACGGTGGCAGGACCGTCGGGTGAGAAGACCGGTGTACCATTGGGTGATTATAACAATGCAGTGTCAAAACTGAACGCCGCTCTGAGCTCGCTGCAGAATGATGTGCAGCGCTTGTCCGAGCAGCAGAACCAGCTGTTGCTGAAGAAAATCCCCTCTGCCAACCAAACATGGGTCATCCCACCCAGCACGAAGAGCTCCGCTGCAGCAGCACCTCCACGCCTGTCCAGGGAGTCAACTCGTGACTTGATACCCAActcttcctcctcatcaccTTCCCCATCTCGCAGAATCAGCTCTCAAGCCATTCCCCCGAAATCGCCTGGCTCTCACCGCCGGGCTCAATCTGCACCTCCAAAAAGCCCCAAAAATCAGCACCACTCAAGGTCTGCAGATCCAAAGATGCCCACGCTCACCCGGGTCATCACGGCCCCACATTGTGTGGACAGTATGCCTCATCGACGGAAAGTATCCCCTTGGCACTACAGAGACCAGACTTCATCTTCCTTCAGCTTCGGCTCGTCAGTCTCCCAGAGCGACTCGCGTCCTCCCTCTCGGCCCCTCAGCGAGGACACGAGCGACGACCAAACCGTTTTCAGCCTGGAACTAGATGGAGGCTCCAACCATTTTCCTGGCAGGAGGGAACATCATGGAGGCAGCAGCTCAGGTGCTCCATCAGAGTGTTCCTTTGAAAGCGACATCCCAGCATCAGCCTTCACCCGCAAACCCAGCAGTCTGATCGAGATCCCGCTGTCCTCTCTGAGTGGGCTGGACAGAGAGGATGCTGAACATGGCCTTGACGCCGCCTCTGACTCCATGAGCGATCACACCGAGCCGGAGACGAAGACTGGTATCGGCTTTTTCTTTAAG CAGGACGAGGCTCGACCAGAGGATGAGATGGCTCAGAGGAGAGCTGCACTGCTGGAAAAGCAGCAAAAGAGAGCAGAGGAAATTAAGAGGAAGAGACAGGAGCAGGAACGAGAGAAGGAGGCGAG ACGCAATTCCGTGGATGAGCTGGAGCGACCCCGGACGCCCTCCACACCTCCGCCAGCTCGCACTCCTCCCGCAGCGCACACTCCTCCTCCCGACGGATCTCAGCACCGACGCGGAACCTTTACCAGGCAAGAGTACGAATGGCGCCATCAGCTCAAGATCATGGAAGACCTGGACAAGGCGCTGCGCCAGAAACCCACCACTGTCCGAGGTGTCAAGAAACAGCGGCCCAAAACGGTGTTCCGGGATGATTCGGACCTCTCCCGCAGCCCAGCTAAAGGGTTGCTGG GTTCTCGACTGAATAAAGTGTATTCTCATTCCACGATGAACCTATCCTCCATGGCCAATGATACTGGGACACTTACCATCAAGAAATCCCCAAG TCGCTCTCACTCTCCATCAAGACTGATGTCTCCGGGCCGTATGGCCACACAGAATGGTGATAAGGACTGGGAGAATGCATCCACCCTTTCTTCCCCAGCTTCCATCCCTGAGTACACCG gACCCAAACTATATAAAGAGCCAAGCTTCAAATCCAACAAGTTCATTATCCACAATGCCATCTCGCGCTGCTGTTTGGCAGGAAAGGTCAACGAACCGCAGAAAAACAAGATCATTGAG GAAATGGAGAAGAGCAGCGCCAACCacttcctcatcctcttccgGGATTCGAGCTGCCAGTTCCGGGCGGTTTACACCATGAACCCGGAGACGGAGGAACTGGTGCGTCTGACTGGCATCGGCCCGCGGATCATCAGCCTCTCCATGGTCGAGTCTATCTACAAATACAGCTCCGACCGCAAGCAGTTCTCGGTCATCCCGTCCAAAACCATGTCCATGAGCGTGGACGCTTTCACCATCCCCGGCCAGCTGTGGCAGACCAAGCGGCCCGGGACGCCCAAAAAGCTCGGAACACCAAAGTGA
- the camsap3 gene encoding calmodulin-regulated spectrin-associated protein 3 isoform X3, protein MVDSNAMRKTFVVPDVKPLDQYDINRAKICASVGWLLAKSYGNADSVPAELRDPFYLDQYEQEHLKPPVTRLLQSPELYCRTYGLLLAGGPGANGTPTDNTVLLQTLSKKGLTPRDQNTPVTEADLRHKPIKMSAHLAVMDALMAVGAMETVRASGGVERLGGEDDWERTLLHWVNTLNKKLKERTESDQTQQSTEPQPVQASLRYRKDKLLSKLKPCFPVVNEVKDLSNGCAIAAVIHYYCPGLLRLEDVCMKESMSLADSLYNLQLILEFCESCLKSCCPLVLEDMLYSPPELQVNMLSFLAELLYWFEVSKPDFVQPLNATESSGGSENGNRGSGSSSPSLFKKPFLPISPATPIPGSLTQSTSMSHVEAAGRSWTKNPLSIPFGLDSDVDIVMGNPVIMRSVSSDNINPAGQPGKRAHYTPPEDISRSPGPNGPQRASWASRSPAVPLLAEENGLDEGDAAELPTIEEALQIIHNEGKMEPRLHPDGAPDGFYLHSPDDPASRRHNGSPAILGGSAPSGAGMQYRPMGNASCTRRTSDGSRDDDSVLRDGSVDSDASEDLPKTQSTPATPAGGARVANSSGQETPDSGVKMTSFAERKKKLAQEQPIPDEDPQMTSWAAKKTQESPSKSPALTSEMSELGARLEEKRKAIEAQKRRIEAIFAKHRQRLGKSAFLQLKKEQEEDVEGVSAEEDVRRMSLDERLARMEKDEESDAKQEKERPPDDRKFQTSAQQASKDKTVAGPSGEKTGVPLGDYNNAVSKLNAALSSLQNDVQRLSEQQNQLLLKKIPSANQTWVIPPSTKSSAAAAPPRLSRESTRDLIPNSSSSSPSPSRRISSQAIPPKSPGSHRRAQSAPPKSPKNQHHSRSADPKMPTLTRVITAPHCVDSMPHRRKVSPWHYRDQTSSSFSFGSSVSQSDSRPPSRPLSEDTSDDQTVFSLELDGGSNHFPGRREHHGGSSSGAPSECSFESDIPASAFTRKPSSLIEIPLSSLSGLDREDAEHGLDAASDSMSDHTEPETKTGIGFFFKQDEARPEDEMAQRRAALLEKQQKRAEEIKRKRQEQEREKEASRRNSVDELERPRTPSTPPPARTPPAAHTPPPDGSQHRRGTFTRQEYEWRHQLKIMEDLDKALRQKPTTVRGVKKQRPKTVFRDDSDLSRSPAKGLLGSRLNKVYSHSTMNLSSMANDTGTLTIKKSPSRSHSPSRLMSPGRMATQNGDKDWENASTLSSPASIPEYTGPKLYKEPSFKSNKFIIHNAISRCCLAGKVNEPQKNKIIEEMEKSSANHFLILFRDSSCQFRAVYTMNPETEELVRLTGIGPRIISLSMVESIYKYSSDRKQFSVIPSKTMSMSVDAFTIPGQLWQTKRPGTPKKLGTPK, encoded by the exons ACAGCGTTCCAGCGGAGCTGCGAGACCCCTTTTATCTTGACCAGTACGAGCAGGAGCACCTGAAGCCCCCTGTGACGCGGCTGCTTCAATCTCCCGAGCTCTACTGCCGAACCTATGGCCTGTTGCTAGCTGGGGGTCCCGGGGCCAACGGTACGCCGACAGATAACACCGTCCTCCTACAGACCCTCAGCAAAAAGGGCTTAACCCCCAGAGACCAGAACACCCCAGTGACCGAAGCAGACCTCCGGCACAAGCCTATCAAAATG AGCGCCCACTTAGCGGTGATGGACGCTTTAATGGCGGTGGGAGCCATGGAGACGGTGAGGGCGAGCGGAGGAGTGGAGAGACTCGGGGGAGAAGACGACTGGGAGAGAACGCTGCTGCACTGGGTCAACACG TTAAACAAGAAGCTGAAGGAACGCACAGAGAGTGACCAAACCCAGCAGAGTACAGAACCACAGCCTGTTCAGGCCTCG CTCCGGTACAGGAAGGATAAGCTGCTGTCTAAGCTCAAGCCCTGTTTTCCTGTCGTGAATGAAGTGAAGGATCTCTCTAATGGCTGTGCCATCGCTGCCGTCATACACTACTACTGTCCTGGCCTGCTGCGCTTAGAAG ATGTTTGTATGAAGGAATCCATGTCTTTGGCCGACAGTCTTTATAATCTGCAGCTCATTCTTGAGTTCTGTGAAAGTTGTCTGAAGAGCTGCTGCCCCCTGGTGTTGGAGGACATGCTCTACAGCCCACCTGAATTACAG GTTAATATGCTGAGCTTTCTGGCAGAGCTCTTGTATTGGTTTGAAGTGTCGAAGCCTGACTTTGTTCAGCCTCTGAACGCCACAG AGTCCTCTGGAGGTTCAGAAAATGGCAACAGAGGCTCTGGCAGCAG CTCTCCCTCGTTATTTAAAAAGCCTTTCTTGCCAATATCCCCTGCCACACCAATTCCAG GCTCACTGACTCAGTCTACCTCAATGTCTCATGTAGAGGCAGCTGGACGATCATGGACTAAAAACCCTCTCAG TATCCCCTTTGGTCTCGACAGTGATGTGGACATAGTGATGGGTAACCCTGTAATCATGCGCTCCGTCAGCTCGGATAACATCAATCCTGCGGGACAGCCTGGGAAACGTGCCCATTACACCCCTCCGGAGGACATCAGCAGGTCTCCAGGACCTAACGGCCCCCAGCGTGCCTCTTGGGCCTCCCGTAGTCCTGCAGTGCCCCTTTTGGCCGAGGAGAACGGCCTCGACGAGGGTGACGCGGCGGAGTTGCCCACCATCGAGGAAGCCTTGCAGATCATTCACAATGAGGGAAAAATGGAGCCTCGTTTACATCCGGATGGAGCGCCTGATGGGTTCTATTTGCACTCGCCGGACGACCCAGCCAGTCGTAGACATAACGGTAGCCCTGCTATCCTCGGCGGCTCCGCCCCTTCCGGGGCAGGAATGCAGTACAGGCCGATGGGAAATGCAAGCTGCACCAGACGTACGTCTGATGGCTCACGTGACGACGACTCTGTACTAAGAGATGGCAGCGTGGACTCTGATGCCTCGGAGGATCTTCCAAAAACACAATCCACACCCGCCACGCCTGCAGGTGGTGCCCGGGTGGCTAATTCGTCTGGGCAAGAGACCCCAGACAGCGGTGTGAAGATGACCAGTTTTGCTGAGCGTAAAAAGAAACTGGCACAGGAGCAGCCGATTCCCGACGAGGACCCGCAGATGACCAGCTGGGCAGCTAAAAAGACGCAGGAGAGCCCCAGCAAAAGTCCGGCACTCACCAGTGAAATGTCGGAGCTTGGGGCAAGACTGGAGGAGAAGCGCAAGGCCATCGAGGCTCAGAAGAGGCGTATCGAGGCCATTTTTGCCAAGCATCGACAGAGGCTGGGCAAGAGCGCCTTCTTGCAGTTGAAGAAAGAGCAGGAAGAAGACGTTGAGGGGGTCAGCGCAGAGGAAGACGTAAGACGCATGTCGCTGGATGAGAGACTAGCACGCATGGAGAAAGATGAAGAAAGTGATGCGAAGCAGGAGAAGGAGCGCCCTCCAGATGACAGGAAGTTTCAAACTTCTGCGCAGCAGGCCTCTAAAGACAAAACGGTGGCAGGACCGTCGGGTGAGAAGACCGGTGTACCATTGGGTGATTATAACAATGCAGTGTCAAAACTGAACGCCGCTCTGAGCTCGCTGCAGAATGATGTGCAGCGCTTGTCCGAGCAGCAGAACCAGCTGTTGCTGAAGAAAATCCCCTCTGCCAACCAAACATGGGTCATCCCACCCAGCACGAAGAGCTCCGCTGCAGCAGCACCTCCACGCCTGTCCAGGGAGTCAACTCGTGACTTGATACCCAActcttcctcctcatcaccTTCCCCATCTCGCAGAATCAGCTCTCAAGCCATTCCCCCGAAATCGCCTGGCTCTCACCGCCGGGCTCAATCTGCACCTCCAAAAAGCCCCAAAAATCAGCACCACTCAAGGTCTGCAGATCCAAAGATGCCCACGCTCACCCGGGTCATCACGGCCCCACATTGTGTGGACAGTATGCCTCATCGACGGAAAGTATCCCCTTGGCACTACAGAGACCAGACTTCATCTTCCTTCAGCTTCGGCTCGTCAGTCTCCCAGAGCGACTCGCGTCCTCCCTCTCGGCCCCTCAGCGAGGACACGAGCGACGACCAAACCGTTTTCAGCCTGGAACTAGATGGAGGCTCCAACCATTTTCCTGGCAGGAGGGAACATCATGGAGGCAGCAGCTCAGGTGCTCCATCAGAGTGTTCCTTTGAAAGCGACATCCCAGCATCAGCCTTCACCCGCAAACCCAGCAGTCTGATCGAGATCCCGCTGTCCTCTCTGAGTGGGCTGGACAGAGAGGATGCTGAACATGGCCTTGACGCCGCCTCTGACTCCATGAGCGATCACACCGAGCCGGAGACGAAGACTGGTATCGGCTTTTTCTTTAAG CAGGACGAGGCTCGACCAGAGGATGAGATGGCTCAGAGGAGAGCTGCACTGCTGGAAAAGCAGCAAAAGAGAGCAGAGGAAATTAAGAGGAAGAGACAGGAGCAGGAACGAGAGAAGGAGGCGAG CAGACGCAATTCCGTGGATGAGCTGGAGCGACCCCGGACGCCCTCCACACCTCCGCCAGCTCGCACTCCTCCCGCAGCGCACACTCCTCCTCCCGACGGATCTCAGCACCGACGCGGAACCTTTACCAGGCAAGAGTACGAATGGCGCCATCAGCTCAAGATCATGGAAGACCTGGACAAGGCGCTGCGCCAGAAACCCACCACTGTCCGAGGTGTCAAGAAACAGCGGCCCAAAACGGTGTTCCGGGATGATTCGGACCTCTCCCGCAGCCCAGCTAAAGGGTTGCTGG GTTCTCGACTGAATAAAGTGTATTCTCATTCCACGATGAACCTATCCTCCATGGCCAATGATACTGGGACACTTACCATCAAGAAATCCCCAAG TCGCTCTCACTCTCCATCAAGACTGATGTCTCCGGGCCGTATGGCCACACAGAATGGTGATAAGGACTGGGAGAATGCATCCACCCTTTCTTCCCCAGCTTCCATCCCTGAGTACACCG gACCCAAACTATATAAAGAGCCAAGCTTCAAATCCAACAAGTTCATTATCCACAATGCCATCTCGCGCTGCTGTTTGGCAGGAAAGGTCAACGAACCGCAGAAAAACAAGATCATTGAG GAAATGGAGAAGAGCAGCGCCAACCacttcctcatcctcttccgGGATTCGAGCTGCCAGTTCCGGGCGGTTTACACCATGAACCCGGAGACGGAGGAACTGGTGCGTCTGACTGGCATCGGCCCGCGGATCATCAGCCTCTCCATGGTCGAGTCTATCTACAAATACAGCTCCGACCGCAAGCAGTTCTCGGTCATCCCGTCCAAAACCATGTCCATGAGCGTGGACGCTTTCACCATCCCCGGCCAGCTGTGGCAGACCAAGCGGCCCGGGACGCCCAAAAAGCTCGGAACACCAAAGTGA